The Zingiber officinale cultivar Zhangliang chromosome 10A, Zo_v1.1, whole genome shotgun sequence genome contains a region encoding:
- the LOC122026484 gene encoding uncharacterized protein LOC122026484 codes for MKLNFRATNNEVKYEVQLAGLQATRHVGVARVVIYSDSQLVTQQVAGNFEVNSDKLQLYREAYEKMKEDFKEVTVTKIPRANNQRADELAKMASSLTTWGVLPADLEEARLIRKRAYEYTLIGDQLYKLAFSIPLLKCLDMEEAEYALQEVHQGCSGNHIGGRMLARKGKSSGGRCSSQSIRYKKAPEVEQSHKGKSGQARQEVVSEKAEARDTR; via the exons ATGAAGTTAAACTTcagagccactaataatgaagtgAAATATGAGGTACAATTGGCAGGACTACAAGCAACTCGGCATGTCGGAGTCGCCCGGGTGGtcatttattcagattctcagcttGTAACTCAACAAGTAGCAGGGAACTTTGAGGTTAACAGTGACAAGCTGCAGCTATACCGGGAAGCatatgagaaaatgaaagaggATTTCAAGGAAGTCACAGTGACTAAGATTCCCCGAGCAAATAACCAAAGGGCTGACgaactagctaaaatggccagctctttgaccacttgg GGCGTCCTACCTGCTGATCTGGAGGAAGCTAGATTGATCAGGAAGAGAGCGTACGAATATACTCTGATTGGGGATCAACTATACAAGCTGGCATTTTCCATACCACTGCTCAAATGCTTAGATATGGAGGAGGCAGAGTATGCCTTGCAAGAAGTACATCAGGGGTGTAGTGGTAACCACATTGGAGGAAGGATGCTAGCTCGAAAG GGGAAGAGTTCTGGTGGAAGATGCTCAAGTCAGAGTATTCGCTACAAGAAAGCACCAGAAGTAGAGCAGAGTCACAAAGGCAAGTCAGGGCAGG CGCGCCAAGAGGTCGTGTCAGAAAAAGCTGAGGCAAGGGACACGAGGTAA